The Streptomyces sp. JB150 genomic interval GGCGCGAGAACCAGGTCCGGCTGCTGGCCGCCGCCCTCCTCGACGGCACCAGCCGGATCGCCGACCTGCCGGAGACCGCGCGGGCGCTGGAGATGCCGGAGCACGGCCGGTACGTGGTGGTCGCGGTCGCCGACGGGGGCCTCGGCGGCGCCCGCGGCGCGGCCGTCGTCCGGGGCGCGGCGCGCGTCCACTGGCACGCGGGCGTCGACGTGGACTACGGCATCGTCCTGCTCGGCGAGGGCGAAGGCGAGGGGGTAGGCGAGGGCGACGGCCACGGTAACGGCAGCGGGGACGGAGACGGCCACGGCGTCAACGGTCGCGACGCCGGCCAAGCCCACGCTCGCGTCAACACTCACGGCACCGGCACCCGCACCGGCACCGGCACCCGCACCAGCGGCACCGGCCCCCGTGACGCGCGGGCCGCCCGGAACCTGCCGGAGCCCACCGGCGACCCCGGGACCAGGATCGGCGTGAGCGGACCCGTGGACGGACTGGCCGCAGTGGGCGAGGCCCGCCGGCTCGCCGACACCGCGCTGCGGATGTGTCCCGCCGACGGCGGCACCATCCGGCTCGCCGAGCACCTGCCCGCGGCCCTCGTCGTGTCGTCGCCCGAGCTCGGCGCCACCCTCGCCGACCGGGTCCTCGGCCCGCTGGAGCGCGTGGACCCCGCCGACCGCGAAATCCTGCTCGCCACCCTGGCCACCTGGCTGTCCTGCGACGGCTCCGCGCAACGGGCGGGCGAGCGCCTGTACTGCCACCGCAACACCGTCCTGAACCGCCTGCGCCGCTTCGAACAGCTCACCGGACGTTCCCTGGCCCGCCCCTCCGACCTCGTCGAGATCAGCCTGGCCCTGACGGCACGCCGCCTCCTCCACGACTGACCGCCGCGCCACCTGCCGCCCTCGGCGCCACCCCCTCGACCGGCCGTCCCCAACCGGCCGTCCGCGCCGCCGCCGTACGCCCTCAAGGGCCGGACCCCGCCGCTTCCCGCGCGCCGGAGCCCGGCCCTTCCCACGCGTCCGCGACTCCCCACCCCTGGGCACCCGCACAACCCGAAGGCCCCCCGACTGGGACCACGCACCCACCACCCCGATAACCCTGTACCGGCCTGCGGCGCCCGTGCTGTCGTGAGCTCCCCTTCCCCCGAACACCCGTGCCCGCGCGGCACGGGTCCGAGGAGCCGCGATGCCTGGAAGCCCACCGGACGACGAGCCCGCGCTGCACGTCGAGGATCTCGACGTCACCTACGGCCGCGCCCTGTCCGCACTCCGCTCGGTCTCCCTGACCGTCCCGCACGGCGGCGTCGTCGCGCTGCTGGGCGCCAACGGCGCCGGAAAGACCACCCTGCTGCGGGCGGTCTCCGGCACCCTGCGCCTGCACCGAGGGACGATCACCGCGGGCCGGATCCGCTACGGCGACACCGCACTCGACGGCCGTGATCCCGTCGCCGCCGTCCGCGCCGGAGTGGTGCAGGTCCCCGAGGGCAGGCGGGTGTTCGCCGGTCTGACGGTCGACGAGAACCTGCGCACCGGCGGACTCGGCCTCGGCCGCCGCAGCCCCGCCCTGGTCCGCGAGTCCCGCGACCGCGTCTTCGCGCTCTTCCCCCGGCTCGCCGAGCGCACCGGCCAGGCCGCCGGACTGCTCTCCGGCGGTGAACAGCAGATGCTCGCCATCGGCCGCGCCCTGATGGCCGCCCCGCGCCTGCTCCTGCTGGACGAGCCGTCCCTCGGCCTCGCCCCGCTGATGGTGAACCGGATCGCCGACGTGATCCGCGAGATAAACGCCCAGGGCACCGCCGTGCTGCTGGTCGAGCAGAACGCCGGCATGGCCCTCTCGCTCGCCCGCCACGCGTACGTCCTGGAGGTCGGCGAGGTCCGCCTGTCCGGCCCGGCCGGCGAACTGGCCCGCACGGACGCCGTACGCCGCCTCTACCTCGGAGAGGCCGACGACGACAGCGACCACGGCGGCAACCACGGCGGCGACCCCGGCGGCAACCCCGCCGGTGACCACGGCACCGACCACCACAGCGCGTCCGCACACGGTCAGGGGGCCGCGTGAGCGACCGCACCACACCGCCCCCCGAGCTGGCCGTCCGGGACGTCACCGTCCGGTTCGCCGGTCTCACCGCGCTCGACGCCGTCTCCTTCACCGTCGCCCCCGGCTCGGTGCACGCGGTGATCGGACCCAACGGGGCGGGCAAGTCCACCTGCTTCAACGTGCTGTCCGGCCTCACCCGCCCCGCGTCCGGCACCGTCCGGCTCGGCAGCACCGAACTGACCCGGCTGGCCCCGCACCGCATCGCCCGCCTCGGCGTGGCCCGCACCTTCCAGAACATCGTCACCACCGAGGGCACCGTCGCCGACAACCTGATGCTCGGCCGTCACGCCCTCACCCGCGCGGGCTTCGCCGCCAGCGCCCTGCGCCTGCCCGGCGCCGTACGCGAGCAGCGCGCCCACCGCGACCGGGCCCGCGAGATCGCCGAACTCACCGGCCTGGGCGGCCTGTTCGACACCCCCGTCGCGGTCCTGTCCTACGGCGACCGCAAGCGCGTCGAGTTCGCCCGCGCCCTGTGCCTGGAGCCGCGCGTGCTGCTCCTCGACGAACCCGTGGCCGGCATGAACGGCGCCGAACGCGCCCGCACCGCCGAGGTCATCCACGACGTTCGCGAGCGACTGGGCCTGTCCGTCGTCCTCGTGGAGCACGACATGGGCCTGGTCATGCGCCTCGCCGACGAGGTCACCGTCCTCGACTTCGGCCGCGCCATCGCCCACGGCACCCCCGAGGAGGTCCGGCGCGACCCCGAGGTGCTGCGCGCCTACCTCGGCACCGACGACACGGGGGAGGACGCGGCATGACCGGCTTCCTGGACCACCTGCTCAACGGCCTCGCGCTCGGCGCGGTCTACGCCCTTGTCGCCCTCGGCTTCGTCGTCATCTTCAAAGCCTCCGGGGTGCTCAACTTCGCCCACGGCTCCCTGCTGCTCCTCGGCGGCTACCTCACCGCCGTCCTCCACGACGACCTCGGCTTCGCCGGCGCCCTCGCCGCCGCCCTCCTGGTCACGGCACTCGTGGCCGGTGCCATGGACCGGCTGCTGCTGCGCGGTGGCGACCGCGACCCCAAGGCCGCGCACGTGCAGACGATCGTGACCATCGGCGTCGACATCGTCCTCGTCACCGACCTCGCCCGGCGCATCGGCGGCGACCTGCTCACCCTCGGCGACCCCTGGGGGGACGCGGTCACCGAGATCGGTCCGGTGACCGTCGTCGACAGCCGCCTCGCCGCGATCGCCGTGTCCGCCGTCGTCATCGGCGGAGTGTTCGCCCTCTTCCGGTACACCGCGTGGGGCCTGTCCCTGCGCGCCGCCTCGGAGGACCTGGAAGCGGCGGCCCTGATGGGCGTACGCCTCACCCGCGTGCGCATGCTCGCCTGGTGCCTCGCGGGGGCGCTCGCCGCGCTCGCCGCCGTGTTCCTCGCCGCGTTCCCCGCCCCCGGCCTGGAACGCACCACCGGGCAGATCGCCCTGAAGGCCTTCCCCGCCGCGATCCTCGGCGGCATGGCCTCCCCGCCCGGCGCCCTCGCCGGCAGCCTGCTCATCGGCCTGACCGAGGCCCTGGTCGCCGGCTACCAGTCCGAACTGCACGTCCTCGGCGAGGGCTTCGGCGACGTCGCCCCCTACGCCGTGATGGTGCTCGTCCTCCTCGTACGTCCCACCGGGCTGTTCGGCGGGAAGGGAGCGGTCCGTGTCTGACCTCCTCAAACGCGGCGGGTTCCTGCTGCCCGCGCTGCTCCTCGCTGCCCTGCCCTTCTACCTGGACGCCTTCTGGCTGCGCGTCGGCCTGTTCGCCATGGCCGCGGCCATCGGCGCCGTCGGCCTCGGGCTGCTCGCGGGCACGGCCGGGCAGCTCTCCCTCGGCCACGCCTTCTTCCTGGCCGTCGGCGCCTACGGCTACGCCTGGCTGGCCGGCGAACCCGGCCCCGGCCTGCCGCCCGCGCTCGCCCTGGCCGTCGCCGTCCTCCTGGCCGGCGCCGCGGGCGGCCTGTTCAGCCCCGTCGCCGGCCGCGTCAAGGGCATCTACCTGGGCGTCGCCACCCTCGCCCTGGTCTTCCTCGGCCACCACGTCCTGCTCACCGCGGACTCCGTCACCGGCGGCTTCAACGGCCGCTCGGTCCCGCCGCTCACCCTCGGTGGCTTCACCTTCGCCGACACCGACCCCGAACTCGTCGTGCTCGGCGTGCCGTTCGGCGCCGAGGAACGCCTGTGGTACCTCGGGCTCGCCCTGTTCGCGCTGACCTGGTTCACCGCCCGCGGCATCCTGCGCGGACGCCCCGGCCGTGCCCTGGTCGCCGTCCGCGACAGCGAGACCGCCGCCGCCGTCATGGGCGTCGACGTGGCCCGCTACCGCTCGGCCGCCTTCGTCGTCTCCTCGATGTACGCGGGCCTCGCCGGAGCGCTGCTGGCCCTCGGCTTCCGCCGGATCGTCCCCGACTACTTCGGGCTCGCCCTCTCCGTCGACTACCTCGCCATGATCGTCATCGGCGGGCTCGGCTCGGTCGCCGGAGCCACCGCAGGCGCCGTCTTCGTCACCGCGCTGCCGCTGCTGATGACCCGGTACGCCGACCATCTGCCGCTGGTGGCCGCCCCCGGCAGCACCGAGGGAGCCGTCGGCCCCACCGAGGCCGCCCGCTACCTCTACGGCGCCGCCATCGTCCTCATCCTCCTGTACGCCCCCGACGGCCTGCACGGACTCGCCCGCCGGCTGCGTGCCCGCGCCGCAGCCCGCCGCACGAAAGCAGATCCCGCGACCACCCCGTCCGCCGCACCCGCACGACCCAAGGAGCAGACCCCGTGAACACCTCCCGCACCACGACGAAGACTCTCCTCGCCTCGGCCCTCGCGGCCCTGCTGATCGCGGGCACCGGGTGCAGCTCCAAGGCCGACGGCGACAAGCCCGGCGACTCCGCCGACGGCGTGAGGACCGGACCCGGCGTCACCGACGACCGCATCCGGCTGGGCGCCCTGACCGACCTCACCGGCCCTTACGCCACCCTCGGCAAGAGCATCGTCCAGGCCCAGCAGATGTGGGCCGACGAGACCAACGCCGCCGGCGGCATCTGCGGACGCAAGATCGAGATCGTCGTCGAGGACCACGGCTACGACGTGCAGAAGGCCGTCACCGCCTACGCCGACCTCTCCGCCGACGTCGTCGCCCTGCCCCAGGTCATCGGCTCCCCGGTGGTCGCCGCCCTCATCGACGACATCGAGCGCGACAACCTGCTGACCTTCCCGCAGGCCTGGGCCGCCTCCCTGCTCGGCAAGGACCCGGTCCAGGTCCTCGGCACCACCTACGACGTCGACATGATCGCCGCCGTCGACTTCCTCACCCGCACCAAGGGCCTGAAGAAGGGCGACACCATCGGCCACGTCTACTTCGAGGGCGACTACGGCGCCAACGCCCTGGAAGGCTCCACCTGGGCCGCGAAGCGCGCGGGACTGAAGGTCGTCGACCAGAAGATCAAGGCCACCGACACCGACCTGTCCGCGCAGGTCTCCGCCCTGCGCGAGGCCGGCGTCAAGGCCGTTCTGATCAGCGCGGGCCCCGCCCAGACGGCCTCCCTCGCCGGGGTCGCCGCCTCGCGCGGCCTGCGAGTCCCCATCGTCAGCAGCGCCCCCGGCTTCGCCCCGCAGCTGATGAAGACCCCGGCGGCGAAGGCCCTGGAAGCCATGCTGAACGTCGTCAGCGCGGCCCCGGCGGTCAGTTCGGAGCTGCCCGGCGTGCAGAAGATGGTGTCCG includes:
- a CDS encoding helix-turn-helix domain-containing protein; this encodes MHPAVRTRTAAPRPAATAAPQPRARRVRSLIDAEAIRVLHRAARVLMDDLADLTDRLMAVVQDQEPAYRAAVESDPAGVWQEMHRSLRHSVASLLDPRGARDGARRCSWRIGATRAEQGLPLDAVLHAFRLGGSLVWQGLVEETSRRAPEDVRLLVHVATDVWNFVDEHCTIVTDAYRQVERQLTWRRENQVRLLAAALLDGTSRIADLPETARALEMPEHGRYVVVAVADGGLGGARGAAVVRGAARVHWHAGVDVDYGIVLLGEGEGEGVGEGDGHGNGSGDGDGHGVNGRDAGQAHARVNTHGTGTRTGTGTRTSGTGPRDARAARNLPEPTGDPGTRIGVSGPVDGLAAVGEARRLADTALRMCPADGGTIRLAEHLPAALVVSSPELGATLADRVLGPLERVDPADREILLATLATWLSCDGSAQRAGERLYCHRNTVLNRLRRFEQLTGRSLARPSDLVEISLALTARRLLHD
- a CDS encoding ABC transporter ATP-binding protein, coding for MPGSPPDDEPALHVEDLDVTYGRALSALRSVSLTVPHGGVVALLGANGAGKTTLLRAVSGTLRLHRGTITAGRIRYGDTALDGRDPVAAVRAGVVQVPEGRRVFAGLTVDENLRTGGLGLGRRSPALVRESRDRVFALFPRLAERTGQAAGLLSGGEQQMLAIGRALMAAPRLLLLDEPSLGLAPLMVNRIADVIREINAQGTAVLLVEQNAGMALSLARHAYVLEVGEVRLSGPAGELARTDAVRRLYLGEADDDSDHGGNHGGDPGGNPAGDHGTDHHSASAHGQGAA
- a CDS encoding branched-chain amino acid ABC transporter permease: MTGFLDHLLNGLALGAVYALVALGFVVIFKASGVLNFAHGSLLLLGGYLTAVLHDDLGFAGALAAALLVTALVAGAMDRLLLRGGDRDPKAAHVQTIVTIGVDIVLVTDLARRIGGDLLTLGDPWGDAVTEIGPVTVVDSRLAAIAVSAVVIGGVFALFRYTAWGLSLRAASEDLEAAALMGVRLTRVRMLAWCLAGALAALAAVFLAAFPAPGLERTTGQIALKAFPAAILGGMASPPGALAGSLLIGLTEALVAGYQSELHVLGEGFGDVAPYAVMVLVLLVRPTGLFGGKGAVRV
- a CDS encoding branched-chain amino acid ABC transporter permease codes for the protein MSDLLKRGGFLLPALLLAALPFYLDAFWLRVGLFAMAAAIGAVGLGLLAGTAGQLSLGHAFFLAVGAYGYAWLAGEPGPGLPPALALAVAVLLAGAAGGLFSPVAGRVKGIYLGVATLALVFLGHHVLLTADSVTGGFNGRSVPPLTLGGFTFADTDPELVVLGVPFGAEERLWYLGLALFALTWFTARGILRGRPGRALVAVRDSETAAAVMGVDVARYRSAAFVVSSMYAGLAGALLALGFRRIVPDYFGLALSVDYLAMIVIGGLGSVAGATAGAVFVTALPLLMTRYADHLPLVAAPGSTEGAVGPTEAARYLYGAAIVLILLYAPDGLHGLARRLRARAAARRTKADPATTPSAAPARPKEQTP
- a CDS encoding ABC transporter ATP-binding protein: MSDRTTPPPELAVRDVTVRFAGLTALDAVSFTVAPGSVHAVIGPNGAGKSTCFNVLSGLTRPASGTVRLGSTELTRLAPHRIARLGVARTFQNIVTTEGTVADNLMLGRHALTRAGFAASALRLPGAVREQRAHRDRAREIAELTGLGGLFDTPVAVLSYGDRKRVEFARALCLEPRVLLLDEPVAGMNGAERARTAEVIHDVRERLGLSVVLVEHDMGLVMRLADEVTVLDFGRAIAHGTPEEVRRDPEVLRAYLGTDDTGEDAA
- a CDS encoding ABC transporter substrate-binding protein, which produces MNTSRTTTKTLLASALAALLIAGTGCSSKADGDKPGDSADGVRTGPGVTDDRIRLGALTDLTGPYATLGKSIVQAQQMWADETNAAGGICGRKIEIVVEDHGYDVQKAVTAYADLSADVVALPQVIGSPVVAALIDDIERDNLLTFPQAWAASLLGKDPVQVLGTTYDVDMIAAVDFLTRTKGLKKGDTIGHVYFEGDYGANALEGSTWAAKRAGLKVVDQKIKATDTDLSAQVSALREAGVKAVLISAGPAQTASLAGVAASRGLRVPIVSSAPGFAPQLMKTPAAKALEAMLNVVSAAPAVSSELPGVQKMVSAYEKKYPGSPVDSGVLSGYNAAQLLGADLKKACEAGSLAREDVVKTHRAQKNADTGLGTPQDFSDVDRPASVETYVLKPDAKAVGGLVIAEDAHAAPGVEEYLNS